A window from Symbiopectobacterium purcellii encodes these proteins:
- the trpB gene encoding tryptophan synthase subunit beta, with protein sequence MMTLLNPYFGEFGGQYVPQILIPALQQLEQAFVDAQKDPEFQAAFTDLLKNYAGRPTALTRCRNLTQGTRATLYLKREDLLHGGAHKTNQVLGQALLAKRMGKTEIIAETGAGQHGVATALACALLGLKCRIYMGAKDVERQSPNVFRMRLMGAEVIPVHSGSSTLKDACNEALRDWSGSYDKAHYLLGTAAGPHPFPTIVREFQRMIGEETKAQILAHEGRLPDAVIACVGGGSNAIGMFADFIEETPVRLIGVEPAGLGIESGQHGAPLKHGRVGIYFGMKSPMMQTSDGQIEESYSISAGLDFPSVGPQHAHLNSIGRADYVSITDDEALDAFQELSRHEGIIPALESSHALAHALKMIRQEPEKEQLLVVNLSGRGDKDIFTVHDILKGRGEI encoded by the coding sequence ATTATGACGTTACTTAATCCTTACTTTGGTGAATTCGGCGGACAGTATGTACCGCAGATACTGATCCCTGCGTTACAACAATTGGAACAGGCCTTTGTAGACGCACAAAAAGATCCTGAATTTCAGGCTGCCTTTACCGATTTGTTGAAAAACTATGCCGGTCGCCCCACGGCGCTCACCCGTTGCCGTAACCTGACCCAGGGCACGCGTGCTACGCTGTACCTTAAGCGCGAAGATCTGTTGCACGGCGGCGCGCACAAAACCAACCAGGTGTTGGGTCAGGCGCTGCTAGCCAAGCGCATGGGGAAAACCGAAATTATCGCTGAAACCGGCGCTGGACAGCACGGTGTGGCAACCGCGCTGGCATGTGCCCTGCTCGGCCTGAAATGTCGCATCTATATGGGTGCCAAAGACGTTGAGCGTCAGTCACCTAACGTGTTCCGTATGCGTCTGATGGGGGCCGAGGTGATCCCGGTGCACAGCGGATCTTCTACCCTGAAAGATGCCTGTAACGAGGCGCTACGGGACTGGTCCGGCAGTTATGACAAGGCTCACTATCTATTAGGTACTGCAGCCGGTCCGCACCCGTTCCCGACCATTGTGCGTGAATTCCAACGCATGATTGGCGAAGAAACCAAAGCGCAGATTCTGGCGCACGAAGGGCGTTTGCCTGATGCCGTCATCGCTTGCGTGGGCGGCGGCTCCAACGCCATTGGCATGTTTGCCGATTTCATCGAAGAAACCCCGGTGCGTTTGATTGGCGTTGAACCGGCGGGGCTGGGTATTGAAAGCGGACAACATGGTGCCCCGCTGAAACATGGCCGTGTCGGGATCTACTTTGGGATGAAATCACCCATGATGCAGACCTCCGACGGCCAAATCGAAGAGTCCTACTCCATTTCTGCCGGGCTGGATTTCCCGTCAGTGGGACCGCAGCATGCCCACCTGAATAGTATCGGGCGCGCCGACTACGTCTCGATTACCGATGATGAAGCACTCGACGCGTTTCAGGAATTGTCCCGCCATGAAGGGATCATTCCAGCACTGGAATCTTCCCACGCATTGGCACATGCCTTGAAGATGATTCGTCAGGAGCCTGAGAAAGAGCAGTTGCTGGTGGTTAACCTCTCTGGCCGTGGCGATAAAGACATATTTACAGTGCACGATATTTTGAAAGGTCGGGGGGAGATCTGA
- the yciA gene encoding acyl-CoA thioester hydrolase YciA, producing MSPTQTAPHGELVLRTLAMPADTNANGDIFGGWLMSQMDIGGAIMAKEIAEGRVVTVRVDGMSFLKPVAVGDVVCCYARCLRTGRSSLDINVEVWVKKVSTAPIGQRYRATQALFTYVAVDEAGHPCELPAGKSHFTAPDPAQE from the coding sequence ATGAGCCCTACTCAAACAGCACCTCACGGTGAGCTGGTTTTGCGCACGCTGGCCATGCCCGCGGATACCAATGCCAATGGCGATATCTTTGGTGGCTGGCTGATGTCGCAAATGGACATTGGCGGTGCCATTATGGCGAAAGAGATTGCCGAAGGACGCGTTGTCACGGTACGCGTTGACGGCATGAGTTTCCTCAAACCCGTCGCCGTGGGGGATGTGGTGTGCTGCTATGCCCGCTGCCTGCGCACCGGTCGCAGTTCACTGGACATCAATGTTGAAGTGTGGGTGAAAAAGGTTTCCACGGCCCCCATCGGGCAACGCTACCGTGCAACGCAGGCGCTTTTCACCTACGTAGCCGTAGACGAAGCGGGTCATCCCTGCGAATTACCGGCCGGGAAAAGCCACTTTACCGCACCCGATCCAGCCCAGGAATAA
- the rnm gene encoding RNase RNM gives MSELSVALSASPLFDLHSHTTASDGELSPGDLVQRAVEMRVGVLAITDHDTVAGLATAQQAIATGNLPLRLVCGVEISTLWENHEIHIVGLGIDPDHVALTRLLEQQKARRWQRAQAISERLEKARISGALEGAQRLAGEGEITRGHFARFLVEQGKANNVGQVFKSYLAKGKTGYVPPQWCTIAEAVDVIHHAGGVAVLAHPGRYDLSPKWLKRVLASFVAATGDAMEVAQCQQAPDERTQLARYAQDFQLYASQGSDFHRPCAWIELGRKLWLPGGVTPVWQHPVLAALLLTADAVPPDGCEASR, from the coding sequence GTGTCCGAACTTTCCGTTGCCCTGTCCGCTAGCCCACTGTTTGATCTGCACAGCCACACCACCGCTTCGGATGGAGAACTGTCGCCCGGTGATCTGGTGCAACGCGCCGTCGAGATGCGCGTTGGTGTTCTGGCGATCACCGATCACGATACCGTGGCTGGCCTGGCGACTGCACAGCAGGCGATAGCCACAGGCAATCTGCCATTACGGCTGGTGTGTGGTGTTGAGATCTCCACCCTGTGGGAAAACCATGAGATTCATATTGTCGGTTTAGGCATTGATCCCGACCACGTCGCCCTCACACGGCTACTCGAACAACAGAAGGCGCGCCGCTGGCAGCGTGCGCAGGCCATCAGTGAACGGTTGGAGAAAGCACGTATTTCGGGCGCACTGGAAGGGGCACAGCGCCTTGCTGGAGAGGGCGAAATCACGCGTGGTCATTTTGCCCGTTTTCTGGTGGAGCAGGGCAAAGCCAACAATGTAGGGCAGGTGTTCAAATCCTATCTGGCAAAAGGGAAAACCGGATATGTCCCGCCGCAGTGGTGTACAATAGCAGAAGCCGTTGATGTTATTCATCATGCGGGCGGTGTCGCGGTACTGGCACATCCTGGGCGCTATGATTTGTCGCCCAAATGGCTCAAACGGGTGCTGGCCAGTTTTGTGGCCGCTACGGGGGATGCGATGGAGGTCGCCCAGTGCCAACAAGCGCCGGACGAACGTACTCAACTGGCGCGTTATGCGCAGGATTTTCAGCTCTATGCCTCACAGGGCTCTGATTTTCACCGTCCCTGTGCCTGGATAGAGTTGGGGCGCAAGCTGTGGTTGCCCGGCGGGGTGACGCCAGTGTGGCAACATCCCGTGCTGGCCGCTTTGCTGTTGACCGCAGACGCAGTGCCCCCCGACGGATGCGAAGCGTCGCGCTAA
- a CDS encoding YciC family protein, translating to MSITAGTLYRDTMNFTRNQLIGLLLLSLLTAVITVMLNQALIPAPEQLQLLSNVSGDLSSTGQLGLHDLIQQMTPEQQMVLLKVSAASTFAALVGNALLTGGVLTLVRQVSAGQPTSALRSIGASAPLLPRLFFLILVGTILVQLGMLLLIVPGVLLAIAVSLSPVIAAVENKGVFASIRLSAKLAYSNLKLVAPAVLFWLLAKVALLMLVARLPLASPTTMAILMNGVSNLVSAIFLIYLFRLYMLLRQ from the coding sequence ATGTCTATCACGGCCGGTACCCTCTACCGTGACACTATGAATTTTACGCGTAACCAACTTATCGGCCTGTTGTTGCTGTCATTGCTCACGGCGGTCATTACTGTCATGTTAAATCAGGCATTGATACCCGCGCCGGAACAGTTACAGCTATTAAGTAATGTAAGCGGCGATCTCTCCAGCACCGGTCAATTAGGGCTGCACGACCTGATTCAACAAATGACGCCCGAGCAACAGATGGTGCTACTCAAAGTTTCCGCTGCCAGCACCTTTGCAGCACTGGTCGGCAATGCGTTGCTGACTGGCGGCGTGCTGACGCTGGTGAGACAGGTCTCGGCCGGACAACCGACCAGTGCGCTACGTTCGATTGGTGCCTCTGCGCCGCTGCTGCCGCGACTGTTCTTTTTGATTCTGGTAGGTACTATTTTGGTGCAGTTGGGCATGCTGCTGCTCATCGTACCGGGGGTGTTACTCGCCATCGCGGTGAGTTTATCACCGGTGATCGCCGCAGTAGAAAATAAAGGCGTTTTCGCCTCTATCCGCCTCAGTGCAAAGCTCGCCTATAGCAATCTGAAGCTGGTCGCCCCTGCCGTGCTTTTTTGGCTATTAGCAAAAGTGGCCCTGCTGATGTTGGTTGCGCGTCTGCCACTGGCATCGCCGACCACCATGGCAATCCTGATGAACGGGGTGAGTAACCTGGTATCTGCCATCTTTTTGATCTATCTTTTCCGTTTGTATATGTTGCTGCGTCAATAA
- a CDS encoding YciI family protein, protein MLYIIFAQDVSGSLSNRLAARPAHLARLQTLRDEGRLLTAGPLPAVDSENPGEVGFTGSAVIAEFPSLTDAQRWADADPYVAAGVYHSVTVKPYKKVF, encoded by the coding sequence ATTTTGTACATCATTTTTGCTCAGGACGTTTCTGGTTCATTGTCAAATCGTCTGGCTGCACGCCCTGCCCATTTGGCACGGTTGCAAACCTTGCGCGATGAAGGGCGGCTGCTTACGGCAGGCCCACTCCCCGCCGTTGATAGTGAAAACCCCGGAGAGGTAGGGTTTACCGGTTCTGCAGTTATTGCCGAATTCCCCTCTCTGACCGACGCACAGCGCTGGGCCGATGCTGACCCTTACGTGGCCGCAGGCGTGTACCACAGCGTAACCGTAAAACCGTACAAAAAGGTATTTTAA
- a CDS encoding septation protein A, with translation MKQLLDFLPLVIFFVVYKLHDIFWATGALIAATLAAFLYSWYKFRKVEKTMLVTVVLVAVFGGLTIYFHNPEFIKWKVTIIYALFAGALLIGQWFFNKSLIQSMLGKEITLPQPVWRKLNTAWALFFIACGLLNIYVAFWLSEGLWMNFKVFGLTGLTLLFTLACGVYIYRHLPPEQNNNESKQ, from the coding sequence ATGAAGCAACTTCTTGATTTTTTACCTTTAGTTATCTTTTTCGTCGTATACAAACTGCACGATATCTTTTGGGCAACCGGTGCGCTGATCGCTGCCACACTCGCCGCTTTTCTCTATAGCTGGTACAAATTCCGCAAAGTGGAAAAAACCATGCTGGTCACCGTGGTGTTGGTAGCGGTGTTCGGCGGGCTAACCATCTATTTCCATAATCCCGAATTCATAAAATGGAAAGTCACCATCATCTACGCATTGTTCGCCGGTGCGTTACTGATCGGTCAATGGTTTTTCAACAAGTCGCTGATTCAGAGCATGCTGGGCAAAGAGATCACGCTGCCACAACCGGTGTGGCGCAAGCTGAATACCGCCTGGGCGCTGTTCTTCATTGCCTGTGGATTGCTTAATATCTATGTTGCATTCTGGTTGTCGGAAGGTCTGTGGATGAACTTCAAAGTATTCGGGCTGACAGGGCTCACCTTGTTGTTTACACTGGCCTGTGGCGTTTACATCTACCGCCATCTGCCGCCTGAGCAGAACAATAACGAAAGCAAACAGTAA
- a CDS encoding YkgJ family cysteine cluster protein: protein MDASNPKSNNGDNLNSCLQCGACCGFFRVSFYWAEADDGGGLTPASLTEPITPFIRCMQGTNSTVHCRCTALEGEIGQAVSCNIYAQRPSPCREFLRSGENGQENGACNRARARYGLPPL, encoded by the coding sequence ATGGACGCGTCGAACCCGAAATCAAATAACGGTGACAATCTCAACAGTTGCCTGCAATGCGGTGCCTGCTGCGGTTTTTTTCGTGTCTCATTTTACTGGGCAGAGGCTGATGATGGTGGCGGATTGACGCCAGCAAGCCTGACAGAACCGATTACGCCGTTTATTCGCTGTATGCAGGGCACCAACAGCACAGTGCACTGTCGTTGCACTGCGCTTGAGGGCGAGATCGGTCAGGCTGTCAGTTGCAACATCTATGCACAACGCCCTTCGCCGTGCCGTGAGTTTTTACGATCGGGCGAGAACGGTCAGGAAAATGGCGCCTGCAACCGAGCCAGAGCTCGCTATGGCTTGCCCCCGCTTTAA
- a CDS encoding anthranilate synthase component 1, whose protein sequence is MQTSATISSSTDKPQLELLRIEAAYRDNPSAVFHQLCGARPATLLLESAEIDSKQDLKSLLIIDSALRITALGQQVSIQAFTTNGATLLPLLDQLLPADIDVAVRPNGRELTFPAVDTLQDEDARLRSLSVFDALRLLQTLVTSPASEREAMFFGGLFAYDLVAGFEALPPLSQQQRCPDYCFYLAETLLILDHQQRVTHLQASLFTPDATERQRLQHRLAQLGDQLQQPAPALPRQTLTDMTLSCNQSDEEYGDVVRQMQEAIRIGEIFQVVPSRRFSLPCPSPLAAYQTLKENNPSPYMFFMQDQDFTLFGASPESSLKYDADSRQIEIYPIAGTRPRGRRADGSLDRDLDSRIELEMRTDHKELAEHLMLVDLARNDLARICEAGSRYVADLTKVDRYSFVMHLVSRVVGTLRKDLDVLHAYRACMNMGTLSGAPKVRAMQLIADSEKTRRGSYGGAVGYFNAHGDLDTCIVIRSAYVEEGIATVQAGAGVVLDSQPQAEADETRNKARAVLRAIATAHHAKEIF, encoded by the coding sequence ATGCAAACATCAGCAACGATATCTTCATCCACCGATAAGCCGCAGCTTGAACTGCTGCGCATCGAAGCCGCTTATCGCGATAATCCGAGCGCGGTTTTCCATCAACTGTGCGGTGCCCGGCCAGCCACGCTGCTGCTGGAATCCGCTGAAATTGACAGTAAACAGGATCTGAAAAGCCTGTTGATCATTGATAGCGCACTGCGTATCACCGCACTGGGACAGCAGGTTTCCATTCAGGCATTTACCACTAACGGTGCGACACTGCTGCCACTGCTTGACCAACTGTTACCGGCTGATATCGATGTCGCCGTGCGTCCCAACGGTCGTGAATTAACCTTTCCCGCCGTGGATACCCTGCAAGATGAAGATGCCCGTCTGCGTTCGCTGTCCGTTTTTGACGCACTGCGTTTGCTGCAAACGCTGGTAACCAGCCCAGCGAGTGAGCGGGAAGCGATGTTCTTCGGTGGCCTGTTTGCTTACGATTTGGTTGCCGGGTTTGAGGCATTGCCGCCACTCAGCCAACAACAACGCTGCCCGGATTACTGCTTTTATCTGGCAGAGACCTTGTTGATTCTGGATCACCAACAGCGCGTCACGCATTTACAGGCCAGCTTGTTCACACCAGATGCCACCGAACGTCAGCGCCTGCAACATCGCCTGGCACAGTTAGGGGACCAGTTGCAGCAACCGGCACCCGCGCTGCCGCGTCAGACGCTGACGGATATGACGCTCAGTTGTAACCAGAGCGACGAAGAATACGGTGACGTGGTACGTCAAATGCAGGAAGCGATTCGCATTGGTGAAATCTTCCAGGTGGTGCCATCACGCCGTTTCTCCCTGCCGTGCCCATCGCCGCTGGCCGCGTACCAGACGCTAAAAGAGAACAATCCCAGCCCCTATATGTTCTTTATGCAGGATCAGGACTTCACCTTATTTGGTGCCTCTCCTGAAAGCTCGCTGAAATACGACGCGGATTCTCGACAGATCGAAATCTACCCCATTGCCGGTACCCGTCCGCGCGGCCGTCGGGCAGATGGTTCACTGGATCGCGATCTCGACAGCCGCATCGAATTGGAAATGCGCACTGACCATAAAGAGCTGGCTGAGCACCTGATGCTGGTCGATCTGGCGCGTAACGATCTGGCGCGTATTTGTGAAGCCGGTAGCCGCTATGTGGCCGATCTGACCAAAGTGGATCGCTACTCGTTCGTAATGCATCTGGTATCCCGCGTTGTCGGTACGTTGCGTAAGGATTTGGATGTACTGCATGCCTACCGGGCTTGCATGAACATGGGCACACTGAGCGGCGCGCCGAAAGTACGCGCCATGCAGTTGATTGCCGACAGTGAGAAAACGCGACGCGGCAGCTACGGCGGCGCCGTGGGGTATTTCAACGCGCACGGCGATTTAGACACCTGCATCGTCATCCGCTCTGCTTATGTTGAAGAAGGTATCGCTACTGTTCAGGCCGGTGCGGGCGTAGTGCTCGACTCACAGCCGCAGGCGGAAGCGGATGAAACCCGAAATAAAGCGCGCGCGGTGCTTCGCGCCATTGCCACGGCTCACCATGCCAAGGAGATCTTCTGA
- the ompW gene encoding outer membrane protein OmpW, with the protein MKKTSLALLVATLLPVFAQAHQAGDFIVRAGTATVRPNAGGDTVLNVSSFKVDNDTQLGLTFSYMVTDNIGVELLAATPVTHNVGLQTVGNVAQVSHLPPSLMAQYYFRDAKDKLRPYLGVGINYTMFFDEKFNDHGKSMGLSDLSAKNSWGVAAQAGLDYNLDNNWLINASLWWMDIDTDVRFNSPAGPQSISTRLDPFTFMFGVGYRF; encoded by the coding sequence ATGAAAAAAACGTCTTTGGCTCTACTCGTCGCAACGTTGCTGCCTGTCTTCGCTCAGGCGCATCAGGCTGGTGATTTTATTGTGCGTGCAGGAACCGCTACCGTGCGTCCGAATGCGGGTGGGGACACGGTGCTTAACGTCAGCTCTTTTAAGGTCGACAACGATACGCAGTTGGGGCTGACGTTCAGCTACATGGTCACCGATAACATTGGCGTGGAATTGCTGGCTGCAACCCCGGTTACACACAATGTAGGGTTGCAAACTGTCGGTAACGTTGCACAGGTGAGTCATTTGCCCCCGTCTTTAATGGCGCAGTATTATTTCCGTGATGCGAAAGACAAACTGCGTCCTTATCTTGGTGTCGGGATCAACTACACGATGTTCTTTGATGAGAAATTCAACGATCACGGTAAAAGTATGGGGTTAAGCGATCTCAGTGCGAAAAACTCGTGGGGAGTCGCGGCACAGGCTGGGTTGGATTATAACCTGGATAATAACTGGCTGATTAACGCTTCACTCTGGTGGATGGATATTGATACTGATGTGCGTTTTAATTCTCCTGCCGGTCCCCAATCGATCAGTACCCGTCTCGATCCATTTACCTTTATGTTTGGCGTCGGCTATCGCTTTTAA
- the tonB gene encoding TonB system transport protein TonB: MPQTTLLGIRRQSWSFLLSVGAHGGLIAVLLYASFNDALELPQATKPISVVMVAPAATEAAPAPQAAQPEPEPEPQVEAVKQPEPEPEPLPQPVAIPLPEPKPEPKPKPKPKTEPVKKKVEQPKKTQEKADEKQPPSPFTSEDASKTRDNAPVRQAPAPSASAQSSGPRPLSRAQPQYPARAFALRVEGRATLQFDVDSEGRVDNIRVLNAQPRNMFERDIRQAMRKWRYEAGKPGKDLQVTIIFKIDGGAVVE; this comes from the coding sequence ATGCCGCAAACAACTTTATTAGGAATCCGCCGCCAATCATGGTCTTTTTTACTTTCTGTTGGCGCTCATGGTGGATTAATCGCCGTATTGTTATACGCATCGTTTAATGACGCACTTGAACTTCCTCAGGCGACGAAACCGATCAGCGTCGTGATGGTCGCGCCTGCGGCGACGGAAGCGGCTCCTGCACCTCAGGCTGCTCAGCCTGAGCCAGAGCCAGAACCACAGGTCGAAGCCGTGAAACAACCTGAGCCAGAGCCGGAACCGTTACCGCAGCCTGTCGCGATCCCATTGCCAGAGCCAAAGCCAGAACCGAAACCCAAGCCGAAACCGAAAACGGAGCCGGTGAAGAAAAAAGTTGAGCAACCGAAGAAAACGCAAGAGAAAGCGGATGAGAAACAGCCTCCCTCGCCATTTACCTCAGAGGATGCCAGTAAAACCCGCGACAATGCGCCCGTGCGACAAGCCCCGGCACCGTCTGCCTCTGCGCAGTCGTCAGGTCCGCGGCCGCTGAGCCGTGCGCAACCGCAGTATCCGGCTCGCGCGTTTGCGCTGCGCGTGGAAGGTCGGGCAACACTTCAGTTTGATGTGGATAGTGAAGGGCGAGTAGACAATATTCGCGTGTTGAACGCGCAGCCGCGCAACATGTTTGAACGCGATATACGTCAGGCAATGCGTAAATGGCGCTACGAAGCGGGAAAACCAGGCAAAGATTTGCAAGTCACTATCATCTTTAAAATTGATGGCGGCGCGGTGGTTGAATAA
- the trpA gene encoding tryptophan synthase subunit alpha, producing the protein MERYQQRFAQLAEKQEGAFVPFVTLGDPTPALSLQIIDTLIDAGADALELGIPFSDPLADGPTIQAATLRAFEAGVTPSHCFEMLAAIRQKPPTMPIGLLMYANLVFSNGIDAFYQRCADAGVDSVLIADVPIEESAPFRAAALRHNVAPIFICPPNANDALLREIASHGRGYTYLLSRAGVTGAEKRAELPLHHLIATLTEYHAAPALQGFGISEPSQVKEAIASGAAGAISGSAIVRIIEQHRHQPDVMLAKLHDFVSRMKAATRG; encoded by the coding sequence ATGGAGCGTTATCAACAACGGTTTGCACAGTTGGCAGAAAAGCAGGAAGGTGCCTTTGTTCCCTTCGTTACCTTAGGCGATCCGACGCCGGCACTCTCATTGCAGATTATCGACACACTGATTGATGCTGGTGCCGATGCATTAGAATTAGGCATCCCGTTTTCCGATCCTCTGGCAGACGGCCCCACGATTCAGGCCGCAACCCTGCGTGCCTTTGAAGCGGGCGTGACCCCCAGCCACTGTTTTGAGATGCTGGCAGCCATCCGCCAGAAGCCCCCTACCATGCCGATTGGCCTGTTGATGTACGCCAATCTGGTTTTCAGCAACGGTATCGATGCCTTTTACCAGCGCTGCGCCGACGCGGGCGTTGATTCCGTGTTGATCGCCGACGTGCCGATTGAAGAATCTGCCCCCTTCCGCGCCGCCGCGTTGCGACATAACGTTGCGCCCATCTTTATCTGCCCGCCTAACGCGAATGACGCCTTGCTCAGAGAGATTGCCTCTCATGGCCGTGGTTATACCTATCTGTTATCCCGAGCTGGCGTGACAGGCGCGGAGAAGCGCGCTGAACTGCCGTTGCACCACCTGATAGCCACGCTGACGGAATATCACGCTGCGCCTGCGCTACAAGGCTTCGGTATTTCGGAACCGTCACAGGTTAAAGAGGCTATCGCTTCCGGCGCCGCGGGGGCAATTTCAGGCTCAGCCATCGTGCGCATCATTGAACAACATCGGCATCAGCCAGACGTGATGCTGGCAAAACTGCATGATTTTGTCAGCCGTATGAAAGCCGCCACGCGCGGCTAA
- the trpCF gene encoding bifunctional indole-3-glycerol-phosphate synthase TrpC/phosphoribosylanthranilate isomerase TrpF, which translates to MQESELNKTVLGKIVKDKVSWIVARQQAQPLSSFQADLVPSQRDFYAALKHKKPAFILECKKASPSKGLIREDFDPVAIARVYSDYASAISVLTDEKYFQGSFDFLPRISAVVRQPVLCKDFIILEYQIYLARHYQADAILLMLSVLDDHEYRELAQVAHSLKMGVLTEVSNEAELERAIALNARVVGINNRDLRDLSIDLERTRTLAPRLPKNVTVISESGIHNAAQIRELSAYANGFLVGSSLMSEPNLSLAVRRLILGENKVCGLTRAIDAAAAYNAGAVYGGLIFVPSSPRCVTPEFALTVMSGAPLRYVGVFRNAPAAEIAQTARQLGLFAVQLHGNENQTAIDDLRALLPTACQIWKALSVEKKLPKRDFAAVNRYLFDNGQGGSGERFDWNLLHDADLSNVLLAGGVNVFNSAKAAQFGCAGLDVNSGVESEPGIKDAVKIHAAFAPLYPQ; encoded by the coding sequence ATGCAAGAATCAGAACTGAACAAGACCGTATTGGGTAAAATCGTAAAGGATAAAGTGAGTTGGATTGTTGCGCGCCAGCAAGCACAGCCGTTATCCAGCTTTCAAGCGGACCTTGTTCCTAGCCAGCGCGATTTTTATGCGGCGCTCAAACATAAAAAGCCCGCGTTTATTCTGGAATGCAAAAAAGCATCGCCTTCCAAGGGGCTGATTCGCGAAGATTTTGATCCGGTGGCCATTGCACGCGTCTACAGCGATTACGCTTCTGCCATCTCGGTGCTGACCGATGAGAAATATTTTCAGGGCAGTTTTGATTTTTTACCGCGCATCAGCGCTGTCGTCAGACAACCGGTGCTGTGCAAAGATTTTATCATCTTGGAATACCAGATTTATCTGGCGCGCCATTACCAGGCCGACGCCATTCTGTTGATGCTCTCCGTACTGGACGATCATGAATACCGGGAACTGGCCCAGGTTGCACACAGCCTGAAAATGGGCGTGTTGACAGAAGTGAGTAACGAGGCTGAACTGGAACGGGCTATCGCGCTCAACGCCCGCGTGGTCGGTATCAATAATCGCGATCTGCGCGATCTGTCTATCGATCTCGAACGCACTCGCACACTGGCCCCGCGCTTACCCAAAAATGTTACCGTTATCAGTGAGTCAGGGATTCATAACGCGGCACAAATTCGCGAACTCAGCGCCTACGCGAACGGCTTTCTGGTAGGCAGTTCGCTGATGTCAGAGCCCAATCTGTCATTGGCGGTGCGCCGTCTTATCCTGGGCGAAAATAAAGTGTGCGGACTTACGCGTGCGATAGATGCTGCTGCGGCGTATAACGCCGGCGCAGTGTACGGTGGCTTGATCTTTGTCCCCTCTTCACCGCGTTGTGTAACACCGGAATTCGCCCTGACGGTAATGTCCGGTGCACCGTTGCGCTACGTCGGCGTGTTTCGTAACGCGCCCGCCGCTGAGATTGCGCAAACGGCCCGACAACTGGGGTTGTTCGCCGTGCAATTGCACGGCAACGAAAACCAGACCGCCATTGATGACCTGCGCGCGTTGCTGCCCACCGCCTGCCAGATCTGGAAGGCGCTCAGCGTTGAGAAAAAGCTGCCCAAACGCGATTTTGCCGCTGTGAATCGCTACCTGTTCGATAACGGACAAGGCGGTAGCGGTGAGCGTTTTGACTGGAATTTATTGCATGATGCCGATCTGAGTAACGTACTGCTGGCGGGGGGCGTGAATGTGTTCAATAGCGCTAAAGCCGCGCAGTTCGGCTGTGCCGGGCTGGACGTTAACTCTGGTGTCGAAAGCGAGCCTGGGATCAAAGACGCGGTGAAAATACATGCCGCCTTTGCCCCACTCTATCCGCAATAA